From the genome of Deferribacteraceae bacterium V6Fe1:
CGGTGATAAAGTTTTGGTGGTAAATGCGGGTAAATTTGGCCTTAGATGGAAGGAGATTGCATCTACATTTGGTCTTGATGTTATAAGTATCGACCTTGAATGGGGGCGTTCGGTTACACCTTACCAGATTGAGGAAAAGCTTATTGAGCATCCTGACATAAAAGCCGTATTAATGCAGGCGAGTGAGACTTCAACGACTGTTTATCATCCTGTCGAGGAGATTGCAAAAATTGTTTCATTAAGAGAAAATACTCTACTTATAGTAGATGGTATTACATCTGTGGGTGTAGTTGAGACTAAGATGGATGAATGGGGGGTAGATGTAATAGTTTCAGGCTCCCAAAAAGCATTTATGCTCCCTCCGGGGCTATCTTTTATTGCGATGTCAAAGAAAGCTTGGAAGATGGCCGAATCATCTAATATCCCTAAATATTATTTAAATTTAAAAAAGGAATTAAAGTCGCAGCAAAAAGATACGACTGCGTGGACCCCTGCGGTAAACCTTATTATTGGTCTCAATACTGCTCTTGGTATGATGCTGGACGAAGGGCTTGAAAATGTATATAAAAGACATGCTATTTGTGCCGAGGCTACGAGAGAAGCGATGAAATCACTCGGTTTTGAATTACTAGCAAAGGATATCCCTTCCAATGCGGCTACGGGGATTTTACTGCCTGAAAATTTTGACGGCGGCAAATTTGTAAAATACATGCGCGAGGATGTAGGGGTTACCTTTGCCGGCGGTCAAGACCATCTGAAGGGGAAAATTGTTCGTATTTCTCATTTAGGTTATCATGATGTATTTGATACAATTGTAGCGGTTAGCGCTCTTGAGCTCGGGTTTAAAAGGTTTGGTTTGGATATTGAGTTTGGCAAGGGGGTCAGTGCCTGTCAAAAAGTTATAATGAAGAGTATCAGGTAACGTGATGGAAACTAAAACAAAACTGCCCCAAAGAGCGCGTAAGCTAAAAAAAATTGCTGCGGATATAGAAAAAATTTTGAGTCAATATGGTTATACGGAAGTTTACCTTCCTCTATATGAGTATTATGACATTCTGTCAAAAACTGCATGGAATTTTAGCGATGAAAATATCATAAGATTTATAGATAGAAATACCGGGAAGTCAATGGTGCTTCGCCCTGACTTTACCCCTCAAGTTTGTAGAAATGTCGCAAATTATATGAATTCCTATCCAAAGCCAATAAGGCTTAGCTATAAGGGGCGTGTTTTTAGAAATGTTAATGTCAATAAAGGGTTAAAGTCTGAAATGCAGCAAATTGGGATCGAGCTGTTTGGAGAAGAAGAGCTTTACGGGGATCTTGAGCTAATTACAATAGGTTATAAAGGGATTAAATCGGTTGGGATCGAAAATTTTAGAATTGTGTTTACGGATATATATTTATTAAAAGAGTGTCTTTCTCTGGTCAATAATAAAGAAGAATATTTAAGCCTGCTAAAAGCAAAAAACTATTGTGAATTGAAAAAGAAATTTGATAGAGGAGAATTATCGAGCGAAAATAAAGAGTTACTTGAAGCACTTCCAAAAACATTTGGCGGTGTTGAAGCTTTAAATTCAATTAAGAGTATGGTGTCATTTAATGAAAAATTAACAGCCCGTCTGGAAGAATTGCTGGCTCTTTATGAAAATTTGACGAATATAGGGATACCGGAAGATAAGATTGTCTTTGACTTGGCAGAGGTAAATGGGATTAATTATTATACCGGTATAAAT
Proteins encoded in this window:
- a CDS encoding alanine--glyoxylate aminotransferase family protein, giving the protein MLKKYLLAPGPTMVPEKVLLDMAMPVIHHRTSEFSKIFSEAREKLKKVFGTKEDVLMLASSGTAAMEAAVVNTLSAGDKVLVVNAGKFGLRWKEIASTFGLDVISIDLEWGRSVTPYQIEEKLIEHPDIKAVLMQASETSTTVYHPVEEIAKIVSLRENTLLIVDGITSVGVVETKMDEWGVDVIVSGSQKAFMLPPGLSFIAMSKKAWKMAESSNIPKYYLNLKKELKSQQKDTTAWTPAVNLIIGLNTALGMMLDEGLENVYKRHAICAEATREAMKSLGFELLAKDIPSNAATGILLPENFDGGKFVKYMREDVGVTFAGGQDHLKGKIVRISHLGYHDVFDTIVAVSALELGFKRFGLDIEFGKGVSACQKVIMKSIR
- a CDS encoding ATP phosphoribosyltransferase regulatory subunit yields the protein METKTKLPQRARKLKKIAADIEKILSQYGYTEVYLPLYEYYDILSKTAWNFSDENIIRFIDRNTGKSMVLRPDFTPQVCRNVANYMNSYPKPIRLSYKGRVFRNVNVNKGLKSEMQQIGIELFGEEELYGDLELITIGYKGIKSVGIENFRIVFTDIYLLKECLSLVNNKEEYLSLLKAKNYCELKKKFDRGELSSENKELLEALPKTFGGVEALNSIKSMVSFNEKLTARLEELLALYENLTNIGIPEDKIVFDLAEVNGINYYTGINVRFVTDGGNVLISGGRYDNLMHNFGVDVSACGLAFNLEEILPVYELKDERIEIDYLVIGRENFAKAEELRKKDFKVLWVSDKGKLQNLEVMYSIKNIFP